Proteins from a single region of Chryseobacterium sp. W4I1:
- a CDS encoding pyridoxal-dependent decarboxylase, with product MKEYLKNDSDQIDHILEMIKKQGTEFLNNINERMTSVDNTLISGKADLSESGFGTEETLRIFNERFEPIMVGSSGPRYLGFVTGGSTPASIAGDWLATIYDQNTQSAKGQGDISANVELETIKILLELLGLPQNFLGGFVTGATMSNFTCMAVARQWLGKEQGRDIAKEGISGKINILTATPHSSSIKSLSLLGIGSSNIIKIKTAGEDREAIGITDLEDQIMKLNGEPFILISSGGTVNTVDFDDFNAIHQLKEKYNFWWHIDAAFGGFAACSETYKHLVDGWENADSITVDCHKWLNVPYESAVFFVKEDYKILQVETFQNSNAPYLGDPLESFSYLNFLPENSRRLKALPAWFSIMAYGKKGYQDIVENNIKRSQQFGQLIKNSNDFKLLAPVRLNTICFTLKDERKQDAVGKFLEMLNGTGKVFMTPTFYNGHKGIRAAFVNWRTGDKDIQIIFDVMNKIISEME from the coding sequence ATGAAAGAATACTTGAAAAACGATTCAGACCAAATTGACCATATCCTGGAAATGATAAAGAAACAGGGAACTGAATTCCTGAATAACATCAATGAAAGGATGACTTCCGTAGATAATACATTAATATCAGGTAAAGCAGATCTGTCGGAATCTGGTTTTGGAACTGAAGAAACATTGAGAATATTCAATGAAAGATTTGAACCGATTATGGTAGGCTCATCAGGTCCGAGGTATCTCGGATTTGTCACAGGAGGATCCACACCAGCTTCTATTGCCGGTGATTGGCTGGCTACAATTTATGATCAGAATACACAGTCTGCAAAAGGACAGGGAGACATTTCAGCCAATGTGGAGCTCGAAACCATAAAGATTCTGCTGGAACTTCTCGGACTACCACAAAATTTTCTGGGAGGTTTCGTCACCGGAGCTACTATGTCGAATTTTACATGCATGGCTGTTGCCCGCCAATGGCTTGGAAAAGAACAGGGAAGGGATATTGCTAAGGAAGGTATTTCCGGAAAGATCAATATATTAACAGCTACACCTCATTCTTCATCTATAAAATCCCTGTCACTTTTGGGGATTGGAAGCAGTAATATTATAAAGATCAAAACAGCAGGAGAAGATCGGGAAGCTATCGGTATTACGGATCTGGAAGATCAGATTATGAAACTTAACGGAGAACCATTTATTTTAATTTCCAGTGGAGGAACAGTCAATACAGTTGATTTTGATGATTTCAATGCAATACACCAATTAAAAGAAAAATATAATTTCTGGTGGCACATTGATGCGGCTTTTGGAGGCTTTGCGGCATGTTCAGAAACTTATAAACATCTTGTTGACGGCTGGGAAAATGCAGACAGCATTACGGTTGACTGTCACAAATGGCTCAATGTTCCTTATGAAAGTGCTGTCTTTTTTGTAAAAGAAGACTACAAAATTTTACAGGTAGAAACTTTTCAGAATTCCAATGCTCCTTATCTTGGAGATCCGTTGGAAAGCTTTAGCTATTTAAATTTTCTCCCCGAAAACTCAAGAAGATTAAAAGCACTTCCTGCATGGTTTTCAATCATGGCTTATGGGAAAAAGGGCTATCAGGATATTGTAGAAAATAATATAAAACGATCTCAACAGTTCGGGCAGTTGATTAAAAATAGCAATGACTTTAAACTTCTGGCTCCTGTTCGGCTAAATACGATATGCTTTACTTTAAAAGATGAAAGAAAACAGGATGCAGTAGGAAAGTTTTTGGAAATGCTTAATGGTACGGGAAAAGTTTTTATGACCCCTACTTTTTATAATGGTCATAAAGGAATCAGGGCTGCTTTTGTCAATTGGAGAACCGGTGATAAAGATATTCAGATCATCTTTGATGTGATGAATAAAATTATCTCAGAGATGGAATGA
- a CDS encoding serine hydrolase, whose translation MIKKFHSFLVLIVLASGLLSCKNELVSTSKPVDKNAIIDSTVMAFQKTLLKQQIDSVFKKYDFNGSIAVFKDSTELYQKENGYSDFKNKIKIDSSTVFAIGSISKQFTAVLILLQMEQGKLNVTDKVSDYLKEFRTKEYENITIHQLLNHTSGLNLFGGKLMFKSGSDFFYSNDGFNALGKIVETVSGKTYDENALELFKKAGMKNSSTGNIFEGKNFASAYLGNGKDAQIVPNMPKRLGGKDIGTPAGGILSTIEDLHIWNNALYGGKILKPETLKQFVSKGAVRHHAIFGKMGYGYGIMLNMGRPESYFHSGYVKGSPSLNIYYPQTKTSVIILSNIADEEKGKSSTFRPHIEVKRITDNLENTLLQLKSKH comes from the coding sequence GTGATAAAAAAATTCCACTCTTTTCTTGTACTTATTGTACTTGCATCCGGCTTGCTTTCATGTAAAAATGAATTGGTTTCTACCTCAAAACCTGTTGACAAAAATGCAATCATCGATTCTACGGTCATGGCTTTTCAAAAGACACTTTTGAAACAGCAGATTGATTCTGTTTTTAAAAAATATGATTTCAATGGCAGCATTGCTGTGTTCAAGGATTCAACAGAGCTTTACCAGAAAGAGAATGGTTATTCAGATTTCAAGAATAAAATAAAAATAGACAGCAGCACCGTTTTTGCCATCGGATCTATAAGTAAGCAATTCACAGCTGTTCTTATTCTTCTTCAGATGGAACAGGGAAAGCTGAATGTTACTGACAAAGTATCTGACTATTTAAAAGAATTCAGGACCAAAGAATACGAGAATATCACTATTCATCAGCTTTTAAATCATACTTCAGGATTAAATCTTTTCGGAGGAAAACTGATGTTCAAGAGTGGCTCAGATTTTTTCTATTCTAATGACGGTTTCAATGCCTTGGGCAAAATTGTGGAAACTGTTTCAGGAAAAACTTATGACGAAAATGCGCTGGAGCTTTTCAAAAAGGCAGGCATGAAAAATTCGTCAACCGGAAACATTTTTGAAGGAAAAAACTTTGCCAGTGCTTACCTGGGTAATGGCAAAGATGCACAAATAGTTCCCAATATGCCGAAAAGATTAGGTGGGAAAGACATAGGAACTCCGGCAGGCGGAATTCTTTCCACCATAGAAGATCTACACATCTGGAATAATGCTCTTTATGGTGGAAAAATCCTGAAACCTGAAACTTTAAAACAGTTCGTCTCCAAAGGGGCAGTAAGGCATCATGCGATTTTTGGAAAGATGGGCTATGGCTATGGGATCATGCTGAATATGGGAAGGCCCGAAAGCTATTTTCACAGCGGCTATGTGAAAGGCTCCCCTTCTCTGAATATTTATTATCCTCAGACAAAAACATCTGTCATTATACTGTCTAATATCGCAGATGAAGAAAAAGGCAAAAGTTCAACTTTTCGCCCCCATATCGAAGTTAAAAGGATAACGGATAATCTGGAAAACACTTTGCTGCAGCTTAAATCAAAACATTAA
- a CDS encoding 2'-5' RNA ligase family protein: MKKMYFIAIYPPQEIIEEVKVFKKDLMLNYGNSKAIKNDAHITLFPPFSRELELESDIHAAFQKIDTNMSPFEIILNGFGSFPNPKNPVLFVQPETNNNLNILHQRVKQHFNFTKYTFTPHMTVGYRDLSYDNYLKAWEVYKNKEYRTKFIVNKISLLRHDGKWIPIAEKALQEN, from the coding sequence ATGAAAAAAATGTATTTCATTGCCATTTATCCGCCCCAGGAAATTATTGAAGAAGTGAAGGTTTTCAAAAAAGATCTTATGCTGAATTACGGAAATTCAAAGGCCATAAAAAATGATGCCCATATTACTTTATTTCCTCCTTTTTCCAGAGAGTTGGAACTGGAAAGTGACATTCATGCAGCTTTTCAAAAAATAGATACAAATATGTCTCCTTTTGAAATCATTCTGAACGGTTTTGGAAGCTTTCCTAACCCAAAGAATCCTGTCCTTTTTGTTCAGCCTGAAACCAACAATAATTTAAACATTCTTCACCAAAGAGTAAAACAGCACTTCAATTTTACAAAATACACTTTCACTCCACATATGACGGTCGGCTATAGAGACCTCAGCTATGACAATTACCTGAAGGCGTGGGAAGTTTACAAGAATAAAGAATACAGAACTAAATTTATAGTTAATAAAATTTCACTTCTTCGCCACGATGGAAAGTGGATCCCCATTGCCGAAAAAGCTTTACAGGAAAACTGA
- the ruvC gene encoding crossover junction endodeoxyribonuclease RuvC, with protein MISEKIILGIDPGTAIMGFGIISIKKGKMEMISIHELILKKYPNHETKLKYIFDKTLALIDEYHPDEVALEAPFFGKNVQSMLKLGRAQGVAMAASLHRNIPITEYSPKKIKMAITGNGNASKEQVAGMLQNLLNLKEFPTKYLDASDGLAVAVCHHFNSGTIADTKSYSGWDSFLKQNPGRVK; from the coding sequence ATGATTTCAGAGAAAATAATTTTAGGTATTGACCCGGGAACAGCAATTATGGGTTTTGGCATTATTTCCATTAAAAAGGGTAAAATGGAAATGATCTCTATCCACGAACTGATCCTAAAAAAATATCCGAACCACGAAACCAAACTGAAATATATTTTTGACAAAACATTAGCACTGATCGATGAGTACCACCCTGACGAAGTTGCTCTGGAAGCTCCGTTCTTCGGTAAAAACGTGCAGAGTATGCTCAAACTGGGCCGGGCTCAGGGAGTAGCCATGGCCGCAAGCCTGCACAGGAATATCCCTATTACGGAATACTCACCCAAAAAGATTAAAATGGCCATCACCGGAAACGGAAACGCCAGCAAGGAGCAGGTTGCAGGGATGCTCCAAAACCTTTTAAATCTGAAGGAATTTCCTACTAAATATTTAGATGCCTCGGATGGCCTGGCTGTCGCAGTATGCCATCATTTCAACTCGGGGACTATTGCAGATACAAAGTCGTATAGCGGATGGGATAGTTTTTTGAAGCAGAATCCGGGAAGGGTGAAGTAA
- a CDS encoding integrase core domain-containing protein gives MKVIRIYSNKKAESTIHFLGEILDTFYFPIQHIQTDWRTEFFNYSFQYELHEHFIKYRPIKPRSPHLNGKVERTQQTDKSEFWSLIDLSDPDLDLNALAIEWQEFYNKKRPHSSLNGKTPWEKLQLLEHLIPIQPDVTAKFWDSNEVILPRNYTYLSYIKQKNINLVSKPKRK, from the coding sequence ATGAAAGTTATTAGGATCTACTCTAATAAAAAAGCAGAAAGTACGATACATTTTTTAGGTGAAATTTTGGATACATTCTATTTTCCTATACAGCATATTCAAACTGACTGGAGAACGGAATTTTTTAATTATTCCTTTCAATACGAATTGCATGAGCATTTTATCAAATACAGGCCCATCAAGCCCAGATCCCCTCATTTAAATGGTAAAGTAGAAAGAACCCAACAGACTGACAAATCCGAATTCTGGTCACTAATAGATTTATCTGATCCAGATCTTGATTTAAATGCTTTAGCTATTGAATGGCAGGAGTTCTACAATAAGAAAAGACCACACTCTTCTTTGAATGGAAAAACGCCTTGGGAAAAGTTACAGTTGTTGGAACATCTCATCCCTATTCAGCCTGATGTTACTGCAAAATTTTGGGACTCGAATGAAGTAATATTGCCCAGAAATTATACTTATTTAAGTTATATAAAACAAAAAAATATTAATTTAGTTTCAAAGCCCAAGAGGAAGTAG